In Sebaldella termitidis ATCC 33386, one DNA window encodes the following:
- a CDS encoding PHP domain-containing protein, protein MKFDVYPKIFETHKKEILNIKLLYEKETSNEYFVEIYGMDTGEKRILALKPKNRILSTELKLKKEQEYRIIIKDKDNIGINEGFSVYACDKDLFYKNPYKGDLHMHTNRSDGLECPEYVALNMRKMGFDFIAITDHRNYNASLEAVESFKNIKSDFLILPGEEVHPPDNYVHIINFGGKESINEKMKDEETYRKEVEEIIQNLEDFPEFIDKYVYASCVWCFEKIRESGGLSIFCHPFWITKNIYNVPLNLVDYMFEKKPFCAFELLGGHETESNNLQTAYYNNSREKQQKIPIVGVSDAHGIHNSYAGWFYTVVFSETLTLDDLKKNIKKFYSVAVESIPNEGTRIYGEFRLVKFTEFLLREYFPVHDNRCFIEGSIIENEKTEETADFQGELLEGLLNKYYNRNQGGKI, encoded by the coding sequence ATGAAATTTGATGTTTATCCTAAAATTTTTGAAACACATAAAAAAGAGATTTTAAATATAAAATTATTGTATGAAAAAGAAACTTCTAATGAATATTTTGTAGAAATATATGGAATGGATACAGGAGAAAAAAGAATATTAGCACTAAAGCCAAAAAACAGAATTTTATCAACAGAATTGAAACTGAAAAAAGAACAGGAATACAGAATAATTATAAAAGATAAAGATAACATCGGAATAAATGAAGGATTTTCTGTTTATGCCTGTGATAAGGATTTGTTTTATAAAAATCCTTACAAGGGTGATCTGCATATGCATACAAACAGGTCTGACGGTTTGGAATGTCCGGAATATGTGGCTCTTAATATGAGGAAAATGGGATTCGATTTTATAGCAATTACTGATCACAGGAATTATAACGCTTCGCTTGAAGCTGTAGAAAGCTTTAAAAATATAAAAAGTGATTTTCTGATACTTCCCGGAGAAGAGGTTCATCCTCCTGATAATTATGTACATATTATTAATTTCGGTGGTAAGGAAAGTATAAATGAAAAAATGAAGGATGAGGAAACTTACCGGAAAGAAGTAGAGGAAATTATACAAAATCTGGAGGATTTTCCGGAATTCATTGATAAATATGTTTATGCTTCCTGCGTATGGTGTTTTGAGAAAATAAGGGAATCCGGGGGCCTTTCGATATTCTGCCATCCTTTCTGGATAACAAAAAATATTTATAATGTACCATTAAATCTGGTAGACTACATGTTTGAAAAAAAACCGTTTTGTGCATTTGAGCTTTTGGGTGGTCATGAAACGGAATCAAACAATCTTCAGACCGCTTATTATAATAACAGCAGGGAAAAACAACAGAAAATTCCCATAGTCGGGGTAAGCGATGCACATGGTATTCATAACAGTTATGCAGGATGGTTTTATACGGTTGTTTTTTCAGAAACTCTTACCTTGGATGATCTGAAAAAGAATATAAAAAAATTTTATTCGGTAGCAGTAGAGAGTATACCAAATGAAGGTACCAGAATTTACGGCGAATTCAGGCTTGTAAAATTTACAGAATTTCTTTTAAGGGAATACTTTCCTGTCCATGATAACAGATGCTTTATTGAAGGAAGTATTATAGAAAATGAGAAGACTGAAGAAACGGCAGATTTTCAAGGGGAGCTTTTAGAAGGTCTGCTTAATAAATATTATAATAGAAATCAAGGAGGAAAAATATGA
- a CDS encoding aspartate aminotransferase family protein, translated as MEEKITESLKREGDINISEYRKIWQKKNISKETQKILDDDSSYFIHQSLSTPCLNVVKSVNGIYIEDTDGRKYMDFHGNSLHQLGYNNEDIVESVKRQMEKLSFSPRRYTNEAAVKLAEKLCTSMGEKEYKTLFTTSGAASMSIALKLARKYTGNYKTISLWDSFHGATLDTISIGGESVFRKNAGPLMPGTEHIMPYNSYRCMFGSCGQCQLKCLDYLEYIIEREGDICAVIMETVRSTDVQIPPVEYYKRLREICSRYNAVMILDEIPTALGRTGKMFAFQNYGIEPDILVIGKGLGGGLIPMSAVIADKKMDICQDSALGHFTHEKNPLGSAAALALIEKIENDGILNYVRKMGRFFLERLTELYNKYEKIGDIRVIGLMGAVELVKNRDTKEKAGELAEKIMYRCLDKGLSFKVSQGNVLTLMPPLIITKEELSHAVILLDEAFSEELSGDDIR; from the coding sequence ATGGAGGAAAAAATAACAGAGTCACTTAAAAGAGAAGGGGATATAAATATTTCAGAATACAGAAAAATATGGCAGAAAAAAAATATATCAAAAGAGACACAAAAAATACTTGACGATGACAGCTCTTATTTTATTCATCAGTCATTATCCACACCTTGTCTGAATGTAGTAAAAAGTGTAAACGGAATTTATATTGAAGATACCGACGGCAGAAAGTACATGGATTTTCATGGAAACAGCCTGCATCAGCTCGGATATAACAATGAGGATATAGTCGAGAGTGTAAAAAGACAAATGGAGAAGCTTTCATTTTCACCAAGAAGATATACAAATGAAGCAGCAGTAAAGCTGGCAGAAAAATTATGTACTTCAATGGGTGAAAAAGAATACAAAACACTTTTTACTACAAGCGGGGCAGCTTCAATGAGCATTGCATTAAAACTGGCCAGAAAATATACCGGCAACTATAAAACAATATCTTTATGGGATTCTTTCCATGGAGCAACACTGGACACTATTTCAATAGGAGGTGAAAGTGTTTTCAGGAAGAATGCCGGACCGCTTATGCCCGGAACAGAGCATATAATGCCTTATAATTCTTACAGATGTATGTTTGGCAGCTGCGGACAATGTCAGCTTAAGTGTCTTGATTATTTGGAATATATTATTGAAAGGGAAGGGGACATATGTGCTGTAATTATGGAAACTGTGAGGAGTACAGATGTTCAGATTCCTCCTGTGGAATATTACAAAAGATTAAGGGAGATATGCAGCAGATATAATGCAGTAATGATTTTGGACGAAATTCCCACAGCACTCGGCAGAACAGGAAAAATGTTTGCTTTTCAGAACTACGGGATAGAGCCTGATATTCTGGTGATAGGAAAAGGACTTGGCGGCGGACTGATACCTATGTCAGCTGTAATAGCCGATAAAAAAATGGATATATGTCAGGACAGTGCTCTGGGACATTTTACCCATGAAAAAAATCCTCTTGGAAGTGCTGCAGCATTAGCCCTGATAGAGAAAATAGAAAATGACGGAATTTTGAATTATGTAAGAAAGATGGGCAGATTTTTTCTTGAAAGGCTGACAGAATTGTATAATAAATATGAAAAAATAGGAGATATAAGAGTAATAGGACTAATGGGAGCTGTAGAGCTGGTAAAAAACAGGGATACAAAAGAAAAAGCAGGAGAGCTTGCAGAAAAAATAATGTACAGATGTCTTGACAAAGGACTTAGTTTCAAAGTATCACAGGGAAATGTCCTTACATTAATGCCGCCTCTGATAATTACAAAAGAAGAGCTTAGTCATGCGGTAATACTTCTAGATGAAGCGTTTAGTGAAGAATTGTCGGGAGATGATATAAGATGA